The proteins below come from a single Candidatus Alcyoniella australis genomic window:
- a CDS encoding DUF2723 domain-containing protein: protein MNPRRDKLLIALSVGLPALVLYQLTCGDTVFWQDSGVFLAAVHDLGVAYQPGFPLYVLLAKLCTLLLFFVPFVRAVTAFSSLCAAGAAVICAITVYDLLAEKSSRSVAAAAGLIVGWHAALGYSMWYQANNAEVYTFHALLWCATLYFVLVPLAYAKSPERARAKNSLIAACALFGLGLANHPSMFLLAPLMLVAAIVFVLRFYRDQTRRGVRTVLIASGIGLLCAALPYVALPLFAMGDPYLVMGDVTSWGGFIEHVTMSTFVGKEANFGYAPQRPGYLLTELWWQYRWSVGLLGLGALIAAFKSTRLLLLCLLAALPLTVVDLLYIKGGEWDMWLIATWISLAPLLGLAIASLIGWAARWRLLSAALCVVVALGALLPQALENFPYVDRRGNYDARDFAMNHLHKLPRGAVLIAKGDPVCSTLSYLQGVEHVRSDVKLIWYPMLGKPWYRRWAAKRFPELRFSLSNTLMPQQRAAQVFIADNLPRRRIFLNQIYTDLPGPPQFFYQVPSGTLAEIRRTDPQTLDRAMWDYRHSDPLWLDRPARPHGHRRRVKDGVNQSLRLTYEHDMLMFEIQGWLDWSRYNMAHQMPQLAIEGYQRIFELAPWFNDINALNMFVMAFYNTGRYERCREILEQIIELDPSWPPAYVTLSEVQRKLGRIEQSRRSLDHALALDPQILQRMGIEP from the coding sequence ATGAATCCACGCCGCGACAAGCTGCTGATTGCCCTATCTGTGGGTCTGCCCGCCCTGGTGCTCTATCAGCTGACCTGCGGCGATACGGTCTTCTGGCAGGACAGCGGCGTATTCCTCGCCGCGGTGCACGACCTGGGAGTGGCCTATCAGCCGGGATTCCCGCTGTACGTGCTGCTGGCCAAACTTTGCACGCTGTTGCTGTTCTTCGTGCCCTTTGTGCGTGCGGTGACCGCGTTCTCCAGCTTGTGCGCGGCAGGGGCCGCCGTAATCTGCGCGATCACGGTATATGACCTGCTGGCCGAAAAGAGTTCGCGTTCAGTGGCCGCGGCCGCGGGCCTGATCGTCGGCTGGCACGCGGCCCTGGGCTACAGCATGTGGTACCAGGCCAACAACGCCGAGGTCTACACCTTCCACGCCCTGCTGTGGTGCGCCACGCTGTACTTCGTGCTGGTGCCCCTGGCTTATGCAAAAAGTCCGGAGCGTGCCCGCGCAAAAAACTCGCTGATAGCGGCCTGCGCGCTGTTCGGCCTGGGCCTGGCCAACCACCCATCGATGTTCCTGCTCGCGCCGCTGATGCTCGTTGCGGCGATTGTCTTTGTGCTGCGCTTTTATCGCGACCAAACACGGCGCGGCGTGCGCACGGTGCTGATCGCCTCGGGGATCGGGCTGCTGTGCGCGGCGCTGCCCTACGTTGCGCTGCCGTTGTTCGCCATGGGCGATCCCTATTTGGTGATGGGCGACGTCACGAGCTGGGGCGGCTTTATCGAGCACGTGACCATGAGCACCTTCGTGGGTAAGGAGGCCAACTTCGGCTACGCGCCGCAGCGGCCGGGCTACCTGCTGACCGAGCTGTGGTGGCAATACCGCTGGTCCGTGGGGCTACTCGGGCTCGGCGCCTTGATCGCGGCGTTCAAAAGTACACGGCTGTTGCTGTTGTGCCTGCTCGCCGCGCTGCCGTTGACCGTGGTCGATCTGCTGTACATCAAGGGCGGCGAATGGGACATGTGGCTGATCGCGACCTGGATCAGCCTGGCCCCGCTGTTGGGCCTGGCAATCGCGTCGCTGATCGGCTGGGCCGCAAGGTGGCGGTTGCTGAGCGCCGCACTGTGCGTTGTCGTGGCCCTGGGCGCGCTGCTGCCCCAGGCCCTGGAAAATTTCCCCTACGTGGATCGTCGCGGCAACTACGACGCCCGCGACTTTGCCATGAACCACCTGCACAAGCTTCCGCGCGGTGCAGTTTTGATCGCCAAGGGCGACCCGGTCTGCTCGACCCTGTCCTACCTGCAGGGCGTGGAGCACGTGCGGTCCGACGTCAAGCTGATCTGGTACCCGATGCTCGGCAAGCCGTGGTATCGGCGTTGGGCGGCCAAGCGTTTCCCCGAGCTGCGCTTTTCATTGAGCAACACGCTGATGCCCCAGCAGCGCGCGGCGCAGGTTTTCATCGCCGACAACCTGCCGCGCCGCAGGATCTTTCTCAACCAGATATACACCGACCTTCCCGGTCCGCCGCAATTCTTCTATCAGGTGCCCTCCGGGACCCTGGCGGAAATCCGTCGCACAGATCCGCAGACCCTGGACCGTGCGATGTGGGACTACCGCCATTCAGATCCGCTGTGGCTGGACCGACCGGCGCGGCCCCACGGCCATCGTCGCCGGGTTAAGGACGGAGTGAACCAGAGCCTGCGCCTGACCTACGAGCACGACATGCTGATGTTCGAGATCCAGGGCTGGTTGGACTGGTCGCGCTACAACATGGCGCACCAGATGCCGCAGTTGGCGATCGAGGGCTATCAGCGGATCTTCGAGCTCGCGCCGTGGTTTAACGACATCAACGCGCTGAACATGTTCGTAATGGCGTTTTACAACACGGGCCGTTACGAGCGCTGCCGCGAGATCCTTGAACAAATTATCGAACTCGATCCGAGCTGGCCCCCTGCCTACGTTACGCTTAGCGAGGTCCAGCGCAAGCTCGGCCGGATCGAACAGTCGCGTCGCAGCCTGGACCACGCCCTGGCCCTGGACCCGCAGATATTACAGAGGATGGGTATTGAGCCTTAG
- the hpt gene encoding hypoxanthine phosphoribosyltransferase encodes MGLIKIKDAEQIAQRVAQLAQRIDAMLTPPSDPPPLMVVVLKGAFVFAADLLRAMDTPCAVDFMRAASYGNATSSSGEVRITLEPEVALEGRSVLLVDDICDSGRTMLALSNRLRELGAQKLICCALFDKRERREVLFEPELIGFEVGDHFIVGYGLDHAEAMRHLDGVYYLEA; translated from the coding sequence ATGGGACTGATCAAGATCAAGGACGCAGAGCAGATCGCGCAGCGCGTGGCGCAGCTAGCGCAGCGGATCGACGCCATGCTCACACCGCCGAGCGATCCGCCGCCGCTGATGGTTGTGGTGCTCAAGGGCGCCTTCGTGTTCGCCGCCGACCTGTTGCGCGCGATGGACACCCCCTGCGCAGTTGATTTCATGCGCGCCGCGAGCTACGGCAACGCCACAAGCAGCAGCGGCGAGGTGCGCATCACGCTCGAGCCCGAGGTGGCGCTCGAGGGACGAAGCGTGCTGCTGGTGGACGACATCTGCGACAGCGGCCGCACCATGCTTGCACTGAGCAACCGGCTACGCGAGCTCGGCGCGCAAAAGCTGATCTGCTGCGCGCTGTTTGACAAACGCGAGCGCCGCGAGGTGCTCTTCGAGCCCGAGCTTATCGGCTTCGAGGTCGGCGACCACTTCATCGTGGGCTACGGCCTAGATCACGCCGAGGCAATGCGCCACCTCGACGGCGTCTACTACCTGGAGGCCTGA
- a CDS encoding ROK family protein, giving the protein MRSAIAIDLGGSRIKYGLVDESGKIIQRGSEPTGPLDVEQVAQRLAQRINALKQRAAVLGLDCVGAGLGVPGGIYEDRARISQSPNFPGWIDVDLRSPLVAACDLPVFLENDANAAAVGEHWIGGGRSFKHMMLYTLGTGVGSGLILDGRLWRGAFGMASEAGHICVDPDGPACGCGSHGCAEQFASAPAMVRRARQLIELGGGRLMLELAAGDLQSINAKVIAQAALEGDAQAAQVYREAGEALGRSCSAVLNVLNVELFLFGGGVGASYDLLETHIRSEITLRTFRIPAQRVKLGRAQLGNDAGMVGAARLALNNDQFGE; this is encoded by the coding sequence ATGCGCAGCGCGATTGCCATCGACCTGGGCGGCAGCCGTATTAAGTACGGGCTGGTCGACGAGTCCGGCAAAATCATCCAGCGCGGCTCCGAGCCCACCGGGCCGCTCGATGTAGAGCAGGTCGCGCAACGGCTGGCCCAGCGGATCAACGCTCTCAAACAGCGCGCCGCCGTACTGGGGTTGGATTGCGTGGGAGCGGGGCTGGGCGTTCCCGGCGGGATCTACGAGGACCGCGCGCGGATCAGCCAGAGCCCCAACTTCCCGGGCTGGATCGACGTGGATTTACGCTCGCCGCTGGTCGCGGCCTGCGACCTGCCGGTCTTTTTGGAGAACGACGCCAACGCGGCAGCGGTTGGCGAACACTGGATCGGCGGCGGCCGCAGCTTCAAGCACATGATGCTCTACACCCTGGGCACGGGGGTCGGCTCGGGGCTGATCCTCGATGGTCGGCTGTGGCGCGGCGCGTTCGGCATGGCCTCCGAGGCCGGGCACATCTGCGTTGATCCCGACGGCCCGGCCTGCGGCTGCGGCAGCCACGGCTGTGCCGAGCAGTTCGCCAGCGCTCCGGCCATGGTTCGGCGCGCACGGCAGTTGATCGAGCTTGGCGGCGGAAGGCTGATGCTCGAGCTGGCGGCGGGCGACCTGCAATCTATCAACGCCAAGGTCATCGCCCAGGCGGCGCTGGAGGGCGATGCGCAGGCCGCGCAGGTTTATCGCGAGGCGGGCGAGGCGTTGGGGCGCAGTTGTTCGGCGGTGCTCAACGTGCTCAACGTCGAGCTGTTCCTGTTCGGCGGCGGGGTCGGCGCGTCGTACGATCTGCTCGAAACGCACATCCGGAGCGAAATTACGCTTCGCACGTTCCGCATTCCGGCCCAGCGCGTCAAACTCGGCCGCGCACAGCTTGGTAACGATGCGGGAATGGTCGGGGCCGCGCGCTTGGCTCTCAACAACGATCAATTCGGCGAGTAG
- a CDS encoding replication-associated recombination protein A has translation MSGDKDLFDASGMLNTLAPLAERMRPRSLDEVVGQTQLLAPESLLRQAVESGNLPSIIFWGPPGCGKTTLARILAEGTGAAFVSFSAVLSGVAEVRKVISEARDRGRMTGQRTVLFVDEIHRFNKAQQDSFLPHVESGVIVLIGATTENPSFEVISALRSRCRVMTLEPLEAEQIQLLVQRALGDSKHGFGALKIAAEPEALRMIAEASHGDARVALNALEVVASSKLPLRDGSPLIDVKAAAAALAGEGARRYDKSGDEHYNVISAFIKSMRGSDPDAALYYLARMIDAGEDPLFIARRLLIFASEDVGLADPYALPIANAVAQAVHMLGMPEGRIPLAHATVHLACAPKSNSAYAGLNSALADVGQHGALEVPLHLRNAPTSLMKELGYHDGYRYAHDFDGGQVEQQHLPERLKNKRYFRPKEIGYERRIKERLEEWSKQRQRPKKDEPNK, from the coding sequence GTGTCCGGCGACAAGGATCTGTTCGACGCCTCGGGAATGCTAAACACCCTCGCGCCGCTGGCCGAGCGCATGCGGCCGCGCAGCCTGGACGAGGTGGTGGGACAAACGCAACTGCTCGCCCCGGAAAGCCTGCTGCGACAGGCCGTGGAATCGGGCAACCTGCCGAGCATCATCTTTTGGGGGCCGCCGGGCTGCGGCAAGACCACGTTGGCGCGGATTTTGGCCGAGGGGACGGGCGCGGCGTTTGTCTCCTTCTCCGCAGTGCTCTCGGGCGTGGCCGAGGTGCGCAAGGTGATCTCCGAGGCCCGCGATCGCGGCCGGATGACCGGCCAGCGCACCGTGTTGTTCGTGGACGAGATCCACCGCTTTAACAAGGCGCAGCAGGATAGTTTCCTGCCGCACGTGGAGAGCGGGGTGATCGTACTCATCGGCGCGACCACCGAGAACCCGAGCTTCGAGGTGATCTCGGCTCTGCGCTCGCGCTGTCGCGTGATGACACTCGAGCCGCTGGAGGCCGAGCAGATCCAGCTGCTGGTGCAGCGGGCGCTGGGTGATTCAAAGCACGGATTTGGCGCGCTGAAGATCGCGGCCGAGCCCGAGGCGTTGCGGATGATCGCCGAGGCCTCCCACGGCGACGCGCGCGTGGCGCTCAACGCGCTGGAGGTTGTGGCCTCGTCCAAGCTTCCGCTGCGCGACGGCTCGCCCTTGATCGATGTTAAAGCCGCGGCCGCCGCGTTGGCCGGGGAGGGCGCGCGGCGTTACGACAAATCGGGCGACGAGCACTACAACGTGATCTCCGCGTTCATTAAGTCGATGCGCGGCTCGGACCCCGATGCGGCGCTGTACTACCTGGCGCGAATGATCGACGCGGGCGAGGATCCGCTGTTCATCGCCCGCCGACTGCTGATCTTCGCCAGCGAGGACGTGGGCCTGGCCGACCCCTACGCCCTGCCGATCGCCAACGCCGTGGCCCAGGCCGTGCACATGCTGGGCATGCCCGAGGGGCGCATTCCGCTGGCCCACGCCACGGTCCACCTGGCGTGCGCGCCCAAGTCCAACTCGGCCTATGCCGGGCTCAACAGCGCCCTGGCCGACGTTGGGCAACACGGCGCGCTGGAGGTGCCGCTGCATCTGCGCAACGCGCCGACCAGCCTGATGAAGGAGCTGGGCTACCACGATGGCTATCGCTATGCCCACGATTTCGACGGCGGGCAGGTCGAGCAGCAACACCTGCCCGAGCGGCTGAAGAACAAGCGCTACTTTCGGCCCAAGGAGATCGGCTACGAGCGAAGGATCAAGGAGCGGCTCGAGGAGTGGAGCAAGCAGCGGCAACGTCCGAAAAAAGACGAGCCGAACAAGTAA
- a CDS encoding NDP-sugar synthase has translation MRAMVLAAGLGTRLRPLTDLLPKPLAPLLNRPLIDWVLDDLESAGVTRCVINAHHLPELLSEQLAQRRGMQIEISRESQILGTGGGLLKARAALGSEPFIVQNSDCLLRPDYNRLYKFHCQSRALATLLIMRHPQQRSYGEVRTDVAGRVIDIAGLIGSSVESAQSGMFVGVHVLSPQIFDHAPAGKTVFGVVRDLYVPLIKRGALIQAMLYEGEFVDVGTIEGFVVANLWALEQIDRLYTRALEDHRSPQPGVYLHRSARIDPAAELRPPLLIGAQCTVEGNTRIGPRVVIGQGSAVEPGARIEHAVMLPQSRVPGGRLINSQLIMPAKEG, from the coding sequence ATGCGGGCGATGGTCCTCGCCGCGGGTCTGGGCACGCGCCTGCGGCCACTGACCGACCTGCTGCCCAAGCCGCTGGCGCCGCTGCTCAACCGGCCGCTGATCGACTGGGTGCTCGACGATCTGGAGTCCGCGGGCGTGACGCGCTGCGTGATCAACGCGCATCATTTGCCCGAGCTGCTCAGCGAACAACTGGCACAACGCCGGGGCATGCAAATCGAGATCAGCCGCGAGTCACAGATTTTGGGCACGGGAGGAGGATTGCTCAAGGCGCGTGCAGCGCTGGGCAGCGAGCCGTTCATCGTGCAGAACAGCGACTGCCTGCTCAGACCGGACTATAATCGACTCTACAAGTTCCATTGCCAAAGCCGGGCGCTGGCCACGTTGCTGATCATGCGCCACCCGCAGCAGCGCAGCTACGGCGAGGTGCGGACCGACGTTGCGGGCCGCGTGATCGACATCGCCGGGCTGATCGGATCGAGCGTCGAATCCGCGCAGTCCGGGATGTTCGTGGGCGTTCACGTGCTCTCGCCGCAGATTTTCGACCACGCGCCAGCGGGCAAAACAGTGTTCGGCGTGGTGCGCGATTTATACGTGCCGCTGATCAAACGCGGCGCGCTGATCCAGGCCATGCTCTACGAGGGAGAGTTCGTTGACGTGGGTACGATCGAGGGGTTTGTCGTGGCTAATCTTTGGGCGCTGGAGCAAATCGACCGGCTCTACACGCGGGCGCTGGAGGATCATCGCAGCCCGCAGCCGGGAGTGTATCTGCATCGCAGCGCGCGGATCGATCCTGCGGCGGAGCTGCGGCCGCCGTTGTTGATCGGCGCGCAATGTACGGTGGAGGGCAACACGCGAATCGGGCCGCGGGTCGTGATCGGCCAAGGGTCCGCGGTGGAGCCCGGCGCGCGGATCGAGCACGCGGTGATGTTGCCGCAGAGCCGAGTGCCCGGTGGTAGACTTATCAACAGTCAGTTGATCATGCCCGCAAAGGAGGGCTGA